The segment GCAATGAGGGATCCTGATAATGACGATCCATGAATAACCTCTGTGTGATTGAAACTTACCGATCCGACGTAGCTGGCTCTGCGCTGTTTGCGTCTTTCCTTTCGGACGGATCAGGGCTGGAGTGAGGATGCGCGCGGCTTTCACCCTGCCAGATATTTTCATATTTAATTCCGGTCAGGCTTTCAATTACAGCGCGTGTCCCGGCAGGGCTGTTGGTGAGGTCGCCTTCTGTCTCTTTCAGGCGCGCCACTTCCTCAAGCAGGATCTGATGCGTGCGGCGATCTAACGCAAAGCGGGTAGAGACGAGAAACGCGAGAAGCAGTAACCCCAGCGTGCCCAGGCAGACAATACCCACAACCGTCTCTGTCGCTAAGGTTGTCTGCGTCGCAGCCCCTGAGACAAAGCCGTTCATTTCGAGAAGTGCGCCCACAATCAATGCGGATGCCCCCAGGGTGCTTTTTCTCGCAAAGGTCATCATGCCGGCAAAAATGCCTTCACGACGTCTTCGCGTGATCACTTCATCCACGTCGGGAATAAACGGATAGATATTCCAGGTCAGGTAGACATAGCCACCCTTAAATAACTGGTAGATAAAGGCGATGCCATAGAGCGCCGGAATCATCCAGGCAGGCTGATAAAAATAGAAAGCGGTAAATGCCAGCATGCATAGCATCACCATCAGATAACAGAGCTGCAGTAATCTGGCGGGTTTATAGCGGATAAAAGCCCAGGCAAAAAGCGCCGTTCCCCAGCCGAAGCAGAAGATCCCTACTGACATCAGGTTCGCAGCCAGGGTCGCATCCTGATGAAGGGCAAAGATGATGAAAAAAGCAAAGACGGAACTCAGCAGATCCAGTGCGGTAAAGGAGAGAAGATACATCAGCAGAAGCTGTCTGAAGGCTTTGACCTTCAGGCTTGTGAGCATCTCTCTGATAACCGATGAAACGACTTTCCTTCCGGATCTGCACGGTTCCGGACGCCGTGCGTCAGCCGCGTCGTCGCGCTCCCAGGTTGTCAGATAGGTAATTATCACCGCAATCATCGTGAGCACCGTAAAGATGACACCATTAATCAGGAACGCCTGCGCAGATTGATTGCCTGATAATTTAAACAGCTGCCCCGGAATAAAGGTAGCCAGTGAGGCGGCCAGTCCGGCAAAAATAATCCTTGAAGCTGAGAGCCGGGTTCGCTCTTTATAGTCGCTGGTCATCTCCGAGGCGATCGCTTCATAGGGAATAATGATCATGGCCGCAACCACTTCCATTAACAGATAGGTGGCGAGGTAATAAAAATAGTGCATCCCCTCCACCCACATCAGACTGAAGATAATCAGCAGCGGGCAGCAGAGTAATAAAAAAGATCGGCGACGGCCAAATCGCCGTCCGATACGGGTATTGCCGATATTATCCGTCAAATAGCCAACCAGCGGACTGATAATCGTATCCAGGATTCGGGCAATAAAGAGGATTGAACCGGCTTGCATCGGGCTTAAGCCGCAATAGGTGACATAGAAAAACATCAGCCAGGCACCCATTACGGCAAAAGCGCCACTGCCGAGTATATCGGTGACACCATAACCCATATAATTTTTTAAGGTTATCTTACGAGGTTCTTTCATAATCAGCTCCATGCAGTAGGGTGGGCACGATTGCCCACCGTCCTCAAACGTTATTTATATATTTTCCGTCCCTTGTTATCGTCAATTCCCGACTTGCGGTAAAAATAGGTATTAATTCTGTCACGCCATTCGCTGGCATTCTTTTTCTGTTTCTGAAGACGCTCAGCGACGTGCTCATGAATATCAGAGGGCATTAAACCCGCCAGCGTTTGCCAGCGATGAATAAACTCGTCTACGGCCTCAACGCCAGAAAAATGGGTGTCGTAAATATGCTGAATGACGCTGTTACCATTTTTCAGACGGTGGTCGTAACGCAGAAAATGGAAAAAGAGGATTAATTCATCAGGGCAACGCTGCAGATCGTTATAAAGCTGGCAATTTTCTGGCGCATATAACGAGACATAGCCCGTGCCGCTTTCGAGCGTGCGATCCACGCCCAGGCCATTGCGATCGGCATAGTGATGCGTTCCCCATACGTCATATTCATAGCCGTCAATGTTTGGTCCGTAATGATGATGGGGATTGACCATCCAGCCCACGCCCAGCGGCGCGGTGTAATCTTCGTAGATCTGACCGCTGGACAGCAGCATCTCACTGACCGTGCGGGTCACCTCTGCATCTGTCCCGAAGGTTAACTGGCTCCACTCCCTGGCGAGCCCCTCAGCTTCGATAGCTGGATCCCAGAGAAGCCGGCCATAGCCATAGAGATTGGCCTGCGCCAGCAGATGTCCGGTCCAGAAGCGGTCGTCGCCGGTATTAGCGACCGCAGTTACACCGGCATGTGGCATTCCGTTTGCCCGCCCGCAGACCAGATCTTCGATGGTGGAGGGGCCGGATGAGAGTCGGGTATCAAACGCCAGAATCGTCTTCCACTGCGGCACCAGCCAGAACAGGTCGATCTGCTGCCCGGTATACTCCTGGGTGATTTGCAGTTCGAGCACCTGATTGGTGGCAGGCATTGCCCCCAGCAGCGGCGAAACCGGTTCACGCACCTGAAAATCCATCGGGCCGTTTTTGATCTGCAGAATCACGTTTTCACGGAACTGACCATCCAGCGGCGCGAAATGTTCACAGGCGGCGCGCGCCCGGTCGGTCTGACGATCGCGCCAGTCCTGCTGGCAGTTGTAGACAAAGCAGCGCCAGAAAACCAGTCCGCCGTGGGGAGCCAGCGCCTCGCCGAGCATGTTGGCCCCGTCCGCATGGGTTCGGTGATAGGTAAAGGGGCCGGGACGATGCTCTGAGTCCGCTTTCACCACCACGCCACCGAAATCGGGAATGTCGCGATAAAGCGCATCAAAACAGTGACGCCACCAGGCTTTGACCTGCGCATCGAGTGGATCGGCTGTCGTTAAATCCCCCAGCTCTATCGGACTGGCGTAATTCACGGATAAAAAGAGCTGAATCCCCCATCCGCGAAAAAGGTCACACAGCTCAATCAGCGCCTGCCGGTATTCCTGCGTAATCAGCCGTGTCTCTACCTGATGAACGTTGACGTTATTGATGGTCAGCGCATTGATGCCCGCGCTGGCCAGCAGGCGCGCATAGCGGCCTGTTTTCTCATGATCGCCCGTGAATCTGTTATCAGCAAAGAACAGTGACCGGCCAGCATAGCCGCGCTCGATGGTGCCATCCATGTTATCCCAGTGATTCAGCATCCGGATAGTGATGGCGGGAGAGTCGGAGATGTACGTGCCGCAGGAAAAATCGTTCAGCCGGAGACGTTTTAACAGCTCAAACCAGCCATAGAGTAATCCGGTCATCTCACTGGCCGAGACTTCAATAACCTGTTCATCGTGACGCAGAGTAAAACTTCCGGCCCTGCGCCCATCGCCGTCTAAGCTGAAAATGAATCTTTTACCCTTTTCTGCCATCGTCGGTGAAAAAGAGAGAAACTCTTTTTTCAGATTGTCGAGCACAGGTGACGCTATATCCGGGAAAAGGATAGCGTTAATATATAGCGCGTTGTCGTTGAATAACGATCTGATATTCTCCCGTTCGACTAACCAGCAGAAAGAGTCATTTTCTTTTACCTGTTCCATTAATTTTTACCTCAGACTTTCCATGTCTGATTTATGCAGCACCGCCTCTGTTTGCCGCAATTACTTTTTTTAAAACTCCCGTTCCGTTTCTTAGCAACTGTGAATCAGATCACCTGAATAAAGAGATATTATGGCGGTAATGTCACCCGGGCACGCAAACAGAGACTCAAGGTTGCGAGTAATAAAACGGAAAGCGTGACAGGTCATGATCGGTCGCCTTTGCACGCCTCCTGCTGCAATTCAGCATGGCGTCAGGCTGAGAAAACCGGGTTGCATCGCCTCTTTACTATGATCCTGATCAACACCGCGTGGTGCAAAAAGAGGCCTAATGCTGCGGGCCAGTGAAATACCTCTTTAGAGGTATCACCCGTAAAGTCATTTCCAGAACGCCTTTTTGTTGCAGTGGCCGCGATGGCTGTCGGTAAATATCGGGCTTCACATTAAGTTTTACGCACCCGGCCAGGTTATTTCAGAAACTGAACTTCATACTATTCAGGACGTATGATGCGATTTTCAGCGATTATTCCACACTGTCATCGATGGCAGAATATTATTATCGAGCGGCGCGGTGCTATCGCTCCCAATGGCAGATATTATCTCTCCACCTCTCTTTCCGCCTGGTGTTCAGGCTGCGGTGAAACTATCCATCGTATCTATTATCGTGATATCAGCGATCGCCAGGCGCGACGCTGGCTGGGATGAAATGGGTCAGACAGAACAACATCACGTCGCTGGCGGTCAGGTTTCGCTGTCAATGCTGCCGGGGCGTCCGGCGGGGCGCGCTTTTCAATTGATATGCTTATTACCCCGGAAGATGACAACGCCTGACTCTGCGTAATGATACAAACGGGTCAGTCTGCGCTTTTTGCGCAGAGATGCCTGCAAGCGCTTAACAGTGCGCGTCGCACACCGGCAAAGCGATACAAAGAGGCCGTCATACAGCGTGACGCTTACGGGCAAAAAAAAAGCCTCCCGGTCGCGATGACGGGAGGCTTTCAGTCTGCGGCAGATTACTCTGCCGACTGGGTCCGAATCAGATAGTCAAACGCACTCAGCGAGGCTTTTGCACCTTCACCGCTGGCGATAATAATCTGCTTGTACGGTACGGTGGTGCAGTCACCTGCCGCGAATACGCCTTTCAGGCTGGTTTCGCATTTAGCATCGATGATGATCTCACCCATCTTATTGCGCTCAACCGCCCCTTCCAGCCACGGGGTATTCGGCAGCAGACCAATCTGGACGAAGATACCGGAGAGCGCCAGCTCACGGGTTGTCTGCGTGGTGCGGTCAATGTAGTTCAGACCGGTAACTTTGCTGCCGTCACCTTTGACTTCGGTGGTCTGTGCATTCAGGATCACATCGACGTTTTTCAGGCTGCGCAGTTTATCCTGCAGCACTTTGTCGGCGCGCATCTCACCGGCAAACTCCAGCAGCGTAACGTGTTCGACGATGCCCGCCAGGTCGATAGCCGCTTCCACACCGGAGTTACCGCCACCGATAACTGCCGTGCGCTTGCCTTTGAACAGCGGGCCATCGCAGTGCGGGCAGTAGGTCACGCCTTTGGTGCGGTACTCTTCTTCGCCCGGCACGCCCATGTTACGCCAGCGTGCGCCTGTCGCCAGGATGATGCTGCGCGATTTCAGCACGGCACCTGATGCCGTTTCGATGGCGTGCATGCCGCCCTCTTTCACGGCCGGGATCAGCTTAATCGCGCTCTGGCTCTCAATCACATCGACGTTGTAATCATCAACGTGAGCGCGCAGTGAACCCGCCAGTTTTGCCCCTTCAGTTTTCGGCACGGAGATATAGTTTTCGATATCGACCGTGTCCAGCACCTGGCCGCCGAAGCGTTCGCCCAGCAGGCCGGTACGGATCCCTTTACGTGCCGAGTAGATAGCAGCAGCAGCGCCCGCCGGGCCGCTGCCGACAATCAGCACGTCATAAGCGTCACGCTTGTTCAGTTCGTCGGCCGCACGTTTGTCAGCATTGGTATCGACTTTGCTGACAATCTCCGCCAGGCTCATACGGCCCTGGCCAAACTCTTTGCCGTTGAGGAAAACAGCTGGCACGCCCATAACGTTTCGTTCCTGAATCTCGTTCTGGAACAGGCCACCGTCGATCGCGGTGTGGCTGATGCGCGGGTTAATCACCGCCATCAGGTTCAGCGCCTGAACGACGTCAGGGCAGTTATGGCATGAGAGCGAATAGTAGGTTTCGAAGTGGAAGTCACTGTCCAGCGCTGCGATCTGATCCAGCAGGCTCTGTGCTTCTTTCGACGGATGCCCACCGGTCTGTAACAGGGCCAGCACCAGTGAGGTAAATTCGTGACCCAGTGGCGAACCGGCAAAACGCGGGCCACTGTTCGAACCTGGGTTCGTGATCAGGAAAGAGGGCTTGCGCACCTGACGATCGTTCTCTTCGCGGAAGCTGACTTTGTCAGACAGTTCAGCGATATCAACCAACAGTTCACGGATCTCGGTTGATTTTGCGCCCTCATCCAGGGTGGCAATCAACTCAACAGGTTTTGTTAATTTCTCAAGGTAAGCCCTGAGCTGTGTTTTCAGATTAGTGTCGAGCATAGTGATATCCTGGTCAAAAAATCGGGTGCCGCAGCACCCGATTGGAGAATGGTCGAAAGGCCGAAGCGGAATTAGATTTTACCAACCAGGTCCAGAGATGGCGCCAGGGTAGCATCACCTTCTTTCCATTTTGCCGGGCATACTTCACCTGGGTGTGAAGCCACGTACTGAGCCGCTTTCACTTTACGCAGCAGGTCAGAGGCGTCACGGCCAATGCCTTCAGCGGTGATTTCGATAGCCTGGATAACGCCTTCCGGGTCAACGATGAACGTACCACGGTCAGCCAGACCTTCGTCTTCACGCATGATTTCGAAGTTACGGGTAAGCGCGCCAGTCGGGTCACCGATCATCGCATATTTAATTTTTGCGATGGTGTCAGAAGAACCGTGCCAGGCTTTGTGGGTAAAGTGGGTATCAGTCGAAACGGAGTAGATATCTACGCCCAGTTTCTGGAACTCTTCGTAGTGATCAGCCACGTCGCCCAGTTCGGTCGGGCAGACGAAGGTGAAGTCAGCTGGATAGAAGAAGAACACACTCCATTTACCTTCAACGTCTTTCTCGGTTACGTCGATGAATTCGCCGTTTTTAAATGCTGCGTTTTTGAACGGCTTGATTTTGGTATTGATAATAGACATCTGGTGGCCTCCGTTAAAATATGTGATGCAGGTTACATAATTTCCGGGCCAACATCTAATATGCAGACGTTATCAATCTGATTAACGAAAGCTATCAAACGCTGAAAGCCTCATGCTCTCTGGCCCGGCAGGCAGTGTACAGCGATTTCCCTGACATGAAACCCGCTTTATCCTCTGCAACCCTTTCCGCGAATCGCTGCTAATTTTGTAAGACCCGATGATAAAGGAGCTGACTTGTGGAGATTCGTCCGTTTACTGAAGCCGATCGTCCCTTTTTGCGTACGCTTTTCCTGGCGGCACGCCGGCATAACTGGCACTGGCTGGACGGCAGCGAGTGGCAACTGGAAGATTTCGATGAGGTAATCCTGGGGGAAACCGTGCTGGTCGCCGAAACGGACGGGCGGCGTACCGGCTTTGCCGGCCTGCTGGAGAACGATAATTTTCTGCACAGCCTCTATGTGGATCCTGACTGGCAGGGGCGCGGCATCGGCAGCGCCCTGCTCAGGGCGGCCGAGGCGCATTTTACCTCCACCGGCGCGCTGAAGTGCCTGCTGAAGAACACCGCAGCGCAGGCTTTCTACCTGAAACATGGCTGGAAGAAGATTTCGCAGGGGGAAGGCGAGCACGGCGGCTATGTCTTAATGCACTACCCGCTGGCCTCGCACTCTGCCAGCGGGTCGGGTCGGACTTAGAGCGCGCGGAACGCGATATCGCCCGGGATGACCTCGCCCTGCCAGTAGAGCTGTGCGGCGACCCGTCCGGCCAGCTGGCGATAGAGCGTGGTGAACTCGCTTTCCGGTCGGCGGATGACCGTCGGCTGCCCCTCATCGAGATCTTCACGCAGATCGATGTGCAGCGGTAGTTGTGCCAGAAGCTGCGCCTGATAATCCCTGACCAGTTTTTCGGCGCCGCCGGTGCCGAAAATCGGCTCGTGGAAACCACACTGGCTGCAGATATGCATGCTCATGTTTTCCACCACCCCCAGCACCGGCACGTTGACCTTTTCAAACATCACCAGCCCTTTGCGGGCATCGATCAGCGCGATGTCCTGCGGCGTCGTCACCACCAGCGCGCCCGTAACCGGCACATTCTGCGCCAGCGTCAGCTGAATGTCGCCGGTGCCCGGCGGCATATCCAGGACCAGATAATCCAGCTCCGGCCACAGGGTTTCGTTCAGCAGCTGCATCAGGGCTTTGCTGGCCATCGGCCCACGCCACACCATCGCGTTGTCATCCGTGACCAGATAGCCGATCGAGTTGGTCGCCAGTCCATGCGCCATAATCGGGGCCATATGGGTGCCATCCGGCGAGGTAGGCCGCTGGTCCTGAGTGCCGAGCATGTCCGGCACCGACGGGCCATAGATATCGGCGTCGAGAATACCGACCCGCGCCCCTTCTGCGGCCAGGGCCAGCGCCATGTTGACGGCGGTGCTGGATTTGCCGACGCCGCCTTTGCCGGAGCTGACCGCGATGATGTTTTTGACGCCGTTCACGCCAGGCTGATTTTTTACCCGCTTCAGGGTGGCAATTTCATGGCTGAGCCGCCAGTCGATGGCGCGAGCGCCCGTCTGACGCAGCAACTCGGCGCTGACCTGCTCTTTCAGCGCGTCAAAGCCGCTGGCCCAGGCAAACGGCATCAGCAGTTCCACATGCAGCGTTCCGTCGAGCTGCGCCACATGATGCAGCGCCTTCAGGGCGGTGAGATTCTGTTTAAGGGTCGGATGCTCAAAGCTTCTTAATACGCCCGCGACAATGGCGCGCAGCCCTTCTGGCGTATGCGTTTCCCGGGATTGTGCTGTCATCCCCTGCTCCTTATTTCTGCTCTGCTTACGCTGTGTCTCAGCGAGATAATCTCAATGATATCAGATGCACGTCGGTTCGCGGCGACTGGCGGGGGTGAATCCCTTGTGTTTACGCCGGAGAAGCCTTCAGTTACCATCTAAGCCCGTTTTTTCAATCAACAGAAAGCTACGCAAACTATGACTCAAGTCGCTAAAAAAATACTGGTAACGTGCGCACTGCCTTACGCAAACGGATCAATCCATCTCGGCCACATGCTCGAGCATATCCAGGCAGACATTTGGGTGCGTTATCAGCGAATGCGTGGCAATCAGGTCTTTTTCATCTGCGCCGATGATGCGCACGGCACGCCTATCATGCTGAAAGCCCAGCAGATGGGAATTGCACCGGAGCAGATGATCGCCGAAATGAAAAGCGAGCATGAAGCGGACTTTGCCGGTTTCGATATCAGCTACGACAACTATCACTCGACCCACGGCGACGAGAACCGTGAGCTGGCCGGGCTGATCTACGGACGTCTGAAAGAGAACGGTTTTATTAAGAACCGCACCATTTCCCAGCTCTACGATCCGGAAAAAGGGATGTTCCTGCCGGACCGTTTTGTGAAAGGCACCTGCCCGAAATGTAAAGCGGCCGATCAGTATGGCGAT is part of the Pantoea sp. Ep11b genome and harbors:
- a CDS encoding alpha-glucuronidase; amino-acid sequence: MEQVKENDSFCWLVERENIRSLFNDNALYINAILFPDIASPVLDNLKKEFLSFSPTMAEKGKRFIFSLDGDGRRAGSFTLRHDEQVIEVSASEMTGLLYGWFELLKRLRLNDFSCGTYISDSPAITIRMLNHWDNMDGTIERGYAGRSLFFADNRFTGDHEKTGRYARLLASAGINALTINNVNVHQVETRLITQEYRQALIELCDLFRGWGIQLFLSVNYASPIELGDLTTADPLDAQVKAWWRHCFDALYRDIPDFGGVVVKADSEHRPGPFTYHRTHADGANMLGEALAPHGGLVFWRCFVYNCQQDWRDRQTDRARAACEHFAPLDGQFRENVILQIKNGPMDFQVREPVSPLLGAMPATNQVLELQITQEYTGQQIDLFWLVPQWKTILAFDTRLSSGPSTIEDLVCGRANGMPHAGVTAVANTGDDRFWTGHLLAQANLYGYGRLLWDPAIEAEGLAREWSQLTFGTDAEVTRTVSEMLLSSGQIYEDYTAPLGVGWMVNPHHHYGPNIDGYEYDVWGTHHYADRNGLGVDRTLESGTGYVSLYAPENCQLYNDLQRCPDELILFFHFLRYDHRLKNGNSVIQHIYDTHFSGVEAVDEFIHRWQTLAGLMPSDIHEHVAERLQKQKKNASEWRDRINTYFYRKSGIDDNKGRKIYK
- a CDS encoding MFS transporter, whose product is MKEPRKITLKNYMGYGVTDILGSGAFAVMGAWLMFFYVTYCGLSPMQAGSILFIARILDTIISPLVGYLTDNIGNTRIGRRFGRRRSFLLLCCPLLIIFSLMWVEGMHYFYYLATYLLMEVVAAMIIIPYEAIASEMTSDYKERTRLSASRIIFAGLAASLATFIPGQLFKLSGNQSAQAFLINGVIFTVLTMIAVIITYLTTWERDDAADARRPEPCRSGRKVVSSVIREMLTSLKVKAFRQLLLMYLLSFTALDLLSSVFAFFIIFALHQDATLAANLMSVGIFCFGWGTALFAWAFIRYKPARLLQLCYLMVMLCMLAFTAFYFYQPAWMIPALYGIAFIYQLFKGGYVYLTWNIYPFIPDVDEVITRRRREGIFAGMMTFARKSTLGASALIVGALLEMNGFVSGAATQTTLATETVVGIVCLGTLGLLLLAFLVSTRFALDRRTHQILLEEVARLKETEGDLTNSPAGTRAVIESLTGIKYENIWQGESRAHPHSSPDPSERKDANSAEPATSDR
- a CDS encoding GNAT family N-acetyltransferase is translated as MEIRPFTEADRPFLRTLFLAARRHNWHWLDGSEWQLEDFDEVILGETVLVAETDGRRTGFAGLLENDNFLHSLYVDPDWQGRGIGSALLRAAEAHFTSTGALKCLLKNTAAQAFYLKHGWKKISQGEGEHGGYVLMHYPLASHSASGSGRT
- the apbC gene encoding iron-sulfur cluster carrier protein ApbC, with translation MTAQSRETHTPEGLRAIVAGVLRSFEHPTLKQNLTALKALHHVAQLDGTLHVELLMPFAWASGFDALKEQVSAELLRQTGARAIDWRLSHEIATLKRVKNQPGVNGVKNIIAVSSGKGGVGKSSTAVNMALALAAEGARVGILDADIYGPSVPDMLGTQDQRPTSPDGTHMAPIMAHGLATNSIGYLVTDDNAMVWRGPMASKALMQLLNETLWPELDYLVLDMPPGTGDIQLTLAQNVPVTGALVVTTPQDIALIDARKGLVMFEKVNVPVLGVVENMSMHICSQCGFHEPIFGTGGAEKLVRDYQAQLLAQLPLHIDLREDLDEGQPTVIRRPESEFTTLYRQLAGRVAAQLYWQGEVIPGDIAFRAL
- the ahpC gene encoding alkyl hydroperoxide reductase subunit C, whose protein sequence is MSIINTKIKPFKNAAFKNGEFIDVTEKDVEGKWSVFFFYPADFTFVCPTELGDVADHYEEFQKLGVDIYSVSTDTHFTHKAWHGSSDTIAKIKYAMIGDPTGALTRNFEIMREDEGLADRGTFIVDPEGVIQAIEITAEGIGRDASDLLRKVKAAQYVASHPGEVCPAKWKEGDATLAPSLDLVGKI
- the ahpF gene encoding alkyl hydroperoxide reductase subunit F; this translates as MLDTNLKTQLRAYLEKLTKPVELIATLDEGAKSTEIRELLVDIAELSDKVSFREENDRQVRKPSFLITNPGSNSGPRFAGSPLGHEFTSLVLALLQTGGHPSKEAQSLLDQIAALDSDFHFETYYSLSCHNCPDVVQALNLMAVINPRISHTAIDGGLFQNEIQERNVMGVPAVFLNGKEFGQGRMSLAEIVSKVDTNADKRAADELNKRDAYDVLIVGSGPAGAAAAIYSARKGIRTGLLGERFGGQVLDTVDIENYISVPKTEGAKLAGSLRAHVDDYNVDVIESQSAIKLIPAVKEGGMHAIETASGAVLKSRSIILATGARWRNMGVPGEEEYRTKGVTYCPHCDGPLFKGKRTAVIGGGNSGVEAAIDLAGIVEHVTLLEFAGEMRADKVLQDKLRSLKNVDVILNAQTTEVKGDGSKVTGLNYIDRTTQTTRELALSGIFVQIGLLPNTPWLEGAVERNKMGEIIIDAKCETSLKGVFAAGDCTTVPYKQIIIASGEGAKASLSAFDYLIRTQSAE